From one Synechocystis sp. PCC 6803 substr. PCC-P genomic stretch:
- the psbD gene encoding photosystem II D2 protein (photosystem q(a) protein), whose translation MTIAVGRAPVERGWFDVLDDWLKRDRFVFIGWSGLLLFPCAFMALGGWLTGTTFVTSWYTHGLASSYLEGANFLTVAVSSPADAFGHSLLFLWGPEAQGNLTRWFQIGGLWPFVALHGAFGLIGFMLRQFEISRLVGIRPYNAIAFSGPIAVFVSVFLMYPLGQSSWFFAPSFGVAGIFRFILFLQGFHNWTLNPFHMMGVAGILGGALLCAIHGATVENTLFEDGEDSNTFRAFEPTQAEETYSMVTANRFWSQIFGIAFSNKRWLHFFMLFVPVTGLWMSSVGIVGLALNLRAYDFVSQELRAAEDPEFETFYTKNILLNEGMRAWMAPQDQPHENFIFPEEVLPRGNAL comes from the coding sequence ATGACCATTGCAGTCGGACGCGCCCCAGTCGAAAGAGGATGGTTTGATGTCCTCGACGATTGGCTAAAGCGTGATCGTTTCGTATTTATCGGTTGGTCTGGTTTGCTACTCTTCCCCTGCGCCTTCATGGCCCTGGGGGGATGGTTAACCGGCACCACCTTCGTTACTTCCTGGTACACCCACGGTCTAGCCAGTTCCTACCTGGAAGGGGCTAACTTTTTGACCGTGGCGGTCTCTTCCCCCGCCGATGCCTTCGGCCATTCCCTCCTGTTCCTGTGGGGACCGGAAGCTCAAGGTAACCTGACCCGCTGGTTCCAAATTGGTGGTTTGTGGCCCTTCGTTGCCCTCCACGGTGCCTTTGGATTGATTGGCTTCATGCTGCGTCAGTTCGAAATTTCCCGTCTGGTAGGCATTCGTCCCTACAACGCCATCGCTTTCTCTGGTCCCATTGCGGTATTTGTCAGCGTCTTTCTGATGTACCCCTTGGGTCAATCGAGTTGGTTCTTTGCTCCCAGCTTTGGGGTAGCGGGAATCTTCCGGTTTATTTTGTTCCTACAAGGTTTCCACAACTGGACCCTGAACCCCTTCCACATGATGGGAGTAGCCGGTATTCTCGGTGGTGCCCTACTGTGTGCCATCCACGGTGCCACGGTGGAAAACACCCTGTTTGAAGACGGTGAAGATTCCAACACCTTCCGGGCGTTTGAACCTACCCAAGCGGAAGAAACCTACTCCATGGTGACTGCCAACCGTTTCTGGTCTCAGATTTTCGGTATTGCTTTCTCCAACAAACGGTGGCTGCACTTCTTCATGTTGTTCGTTCCCGTAACTGGTTTGTGGATGAGTTCTGTGGGTATCGTCGGTTTGGCGTTGAACCTACGGGCTTATGACTTCGTTTCCCAGGAACTGCGGGCTGCTGAAGATCCGGAATTTGAAACGTTTTATACGAAAAACATTTTGTTGAACGAAGGGATGCGCGCCTGGATGGCTCCCCAAGATCAACCCCATGAAAACTTTATCTTCCCTGAGGAAGTACTGCCCCGGGGTAATGCTCTCTAA
- a CDS encoding ParA family protein, producing the protein MIIAITALKGGVGKTTTAVHLAAYLQQKDQTLLIDADRNRSALIWAREEKLPFYVASQAGSTALIRKYPHIVVDTRAMPELDEFRDLAEGSDLLIIPTTPNHLDLDATLKAAEQLASLKVNYKILLTKVDARTRSGREARQLLQAENLPLFTTEIPLLVAFERASQSGVIIRDYVDPRSHLAWGRYKAVGREILP; encoded by the coding sequence ATGATTATTGCCATCACTGCCCTCAAAGGGGGCGTTGGGAAAACCACCACCGCTGTCCACCTGGCAGCCTATCTGCAACAAAAGGATCAAACATTGCTGATTGATGCGGACCGTAACCGTTCGGCATTAATCTGGGCGAGGGAAGAAAAATTACCCTTCTACGTTGCTTCCCAAGCGGGCTCCACCGCATTAATCCGTAAGTATCCCCACATTGTGGTGGACACTAGAGCCATGCCAGAGTTGGATGAATTTCGGGATTTGGCAGAGGGGAGCGATTTATTGATTATTCCCACCACTCCCAACCATTTGGATTTAGATGCCACTTTAAAGGCGGCGGAGCAATTGGCCTCCCTCAAGGTTAACTACAAAATTTTGTTAACCAAGGTAGATGCCCGTACCCGTAGTGGTCGCGAAGCAAGGCAATTATTACAGGCGGAAAATTTACCTCTGTTCACAACGGAAATTCCCCTATTGGTGGCCTTTGAGCGGGCTTCCCAGTCGGGGGTAATTATTCGAGATTACGTTGATCCCCGTTCCCATTTGGCCTGGGGGCGCTATAAGGCGGTGGGCCGGGAAATTTTACCCTAG
- a CDS encoding ATP-binding protein: MTVPYPTPLLATSSKALYHQVSSLLLYQGIFDNPIGEAFLDLLRCLHHNGTNQKPEATVCLQAYGVWFRHLAEAGQSWQDFLLDRLLEDENPFSVRVQREELAQLPTSLQDAARHDLNLIQMVYQCPPEQILQWVIIASQTPVALKAWQVPNQLEFPAEGGQNWGENLAYLVAHYRQKGVGAVAHYRAFRWRGKNLQGVPQIDGVRLADLVGYDDPQKILCQNTQCLLQGLPALNVLLYGSRGSGKSSLVKALVNQYGDRGLRLVEVSPRDLITLPLLVGKLRTYPQKFIIFVDDLSFEEEDERFKSLKVVLEGDLVARPANVVIYATSNRRHLIREFFGDRPSPQDADEVQAWDTVQEKLSFSDRFGLTLTFPPANQDTYLMIVHHLAKQAQINLSETELDFRAKQWATRHNGRSGRTARQFVDYLIGEQGLTSP; the protein is encoded by the coding sequence ATGACGGTTCCCTACCCTACTCCCCTACTAGCTACATCCAGCAAAGCTTTGTACCATCAGGTTTCCAGCCTGTTACTGTATCAAGGTATTTTCGACAATCCCATTGGGGAAGCTTTTTTAGATTTGTTGCGCTGTTTGCACCACAATGGCACGAATCAAAAGCCGGAAGCTACGGTTTGTTTGCAAGCCTATGGGGTGTGGTTTCGCCATTTGGCCGAGGCGGGTCAGAGTTGGCAGGACTTTTTACTCGATCGCCTGTTGGAGGATGAGAATCCATTTAGTGTGCGGGTGCAAAGGGAAGAATTGGCCCAATTACCAACCAGTTTGCAGGATGCGGCTCGCCATGACCTGAATTTGATCCAAATGGTGTATCAATGCCCACCGGAACAGATTTTGCAGTGGGTAATCATTGCTTCCCAAACTCCAGTGGCGTTAAAGGCTTGGCAAGTGCCCAACCAACTAGAGTTTCCTGCAGAAGGCGGCCAAAACTGGGGCGAAAATTTGGCTTATCTGGTGGCCCATTATCGACAAAAAGGCGTGGGAGCCGTGGCCCATTACCGGGCTTTTCGTTGGCGGGGGAAAAACTTACAGGGGGTACCCCAAATCGATGGCGTTCGATTGGCAGACTTGGTGGGCTACGATGATCCCCAAAAGATCCTCTGTCAAAATACGCAATGCCTTTTGCAGGGACTGCCGGCGCTGAATGTGTTGCTCTATGGCAGTCGAGGCAGTGGTAAATCTTCTTTGGTGAAAGCCTTGGTTAATCAGTACGGCGATCGGGGTTTGCGCCTAGTGGAAGTATCTCCCCGGGATTTGATTACCCTGCCTTTATTGGTGGGAAAACTACGTACCTATCCTCAGAAATTTATCATTTTTGTTGATGACCTCTCCTTTGAAGAGGAGGATGAGCGTTTTAAAAGTTTAAAGGTTGTCTTAGAAGGGGATTTGGTCGCCCGCCCCGCTAATGTGGTCATTTATGCCACCAGTAACCGCCGTCATTTAATTCGCGAATTTTTTGGCGATCGCCCTTCGCCCCAGGATGCTGACGAAGTACAGGCTTGGGACACGGTGCAGGAAAAATTATCCTTTAGTGACCGTTTTGGTTTAACCCTAACTTTTCCGCCGGCTAACCAGGACACGTATTTGATGATAGTACACCACTTGGCTAAACAGGCGCAGATTAATTTATCGGAAACGGAGTTAGATTTCCGGGCTAAACAATGGGCCACCAGGCATAATGGGCGATCAGGCCGCACAGCGAGGCAATTTGTGGATTATTTAATCGGCGAGCAGGGTTTGACTTCCCCTTAA
- a CDS encoding TMEM165/GDT1 family protein has translation MDWQLFGLSFITVFLAEIGDKSQLAAIALGGSAKSPRAVFFGSVTALILASFLGVLAGGSLAQFLPTKLLKALAALGFTIMALRLLWPNQED, from the coding sequence ATGGATTGGCAACTGTTTGGTCTAAGTTTCATCACCGTTTTTCTAGCGGAAATTGGCGACAAAAGCCAGTTGGCGGCGATCGCCTTGGGGGGAAGTGCCAAATCTCCCCGGGCCGTATTTTTCGGTTCCGTGACGGCATTAATTTTAGCCAGTTTCCTTGGGGTTTTGGCTGGGGGCAGTTTAGCTCAATTTTTGCCGACTAAATTACTCAAAGCATTGGCCGCCTTGGGGTTTACCATCATGGCCCTGCGTTTACTTTGGCCTAACCAAGAAGATTAG
- the hisG gene encoding ATP phosphoribosyltransferase: MLTIALPKGSLLRDSIDRFQQIGLDFSAFLEPKNRQLQILDPTHRAKALLVRAWDVPVYVEYGQAQLGIVGYDILREKKPAVAQLADLNFGGCRLSVAVPQASPYRRSVDLPPHGRVASKFVHCALEHFRRLDLPVEIIPLYGSVELGPITGMSEAIVDLVSTGRTLQENGLMEIEVLFDSSARLIAHPLSYRVNGDRLLDWVEKLRSVI; encoded by the coding sequence ATGCTCACCATTGCTTTACCGAAAGGCTCGTTGTTGCGGGATAGTATTGACCGTTTTCAGCAAATTGGCCTAGATTTTTCTGCTTTCCTCGAACCGAAAAACCGTCAGTTACAAATTCTGGACCCCACCCATCGGGCTAAGGCTTTACTGGTGAGGGCCTGGGATGTGCCGGTGTATGTGGAATATGGCCAGGCCCAGTTGGGCATTGTGGGCTACGACATTCTGCGGGAAAAGAAACCAGCGGTGGCCCAGTTGGCGGATTTAAATTTTGGTGGCTGTCGTCTTTCGGTGGCCGTGCCCCAGGCCAGTCCCTATCGGCGATCGGTGGATTTACCGCCCCATGGTCGGGTGGCTTCTAAGTTTGTCCATTGTGCCCTGGAGCATTTCCGACGTTTGGATTTGCCGGTGGAAATTATTCCCCTTTATGGCTCGGTGGAGTTGGGGCCCATTACGGGCATGTCGGAAGCCATTGTGGATTTAGTTTCCACTGGTCGCACTCTCCAAGAGAATGGCTTGATGGAAATCGAAGTTTTGTTCGACAGTAGCGCCCGCCTCATTGCCCATCCCCTCAGTTACCGGGTTAATGGCGATCGCCTGCTGGACTGGGTGGAAAAATTGCGATCGGTGATCTAA
- the glmU gene encoding bifunctional UDP-N-acetylglucosamine diphosphorylase/glucosamine-1-phosphate N-acetyltransferase GlmU has protein sequence MVAVAVLAAGKGTRMKSDLPKVLHQLGGYSLVERVLQSCRPLAPERQILIVGYQAAAVESSLAGRSDVEFVEQREQLGTGHAIQQLLPCLQDYQGDLLVLNGDAPLLRSETLENLLATHQRHGNAATLLTAHLPDPKGYGRVFCNGDNRVTQIVEDRDCNAAQRQNHRVNGGIYCFHWPRLAAALPKLSANNDQKEYYLTEVVDYLDQVMAVDVDDYLEINGINDRKQLAAANDILQNRIKDDWMAQGITLINPDSITIDDTVVLEADVIIEPNTHLRGKTVIGRGSRIGPGSLIEDSIVGSDASVLFSVVSQSQIGDGCRLGPYSHVRGEADIQANCRIGNFVEVKKSVIGAQSNVAHLSYLGDAMLGQRVNVGAGTITANYDGVSKHATVIGSGTKTGANSVFVAPVQVGEGVTVAAGSVINRDVPAGSLAIARPRQRIIDNWQVPPAPQSGQP, from the coding sequence ATGGTGGCGGTTGCAGTATTAGCGGCGGGGAAAGGCACCCGCATGAAATCAGATTTACCCAAGGTGCTCCACCAATTGGGGGGCTACAGTTTGGTGGAAAGGGTATTACAAAGTTGCCGTCCCCTGGCCCCGGAAAGACAGATATTGATTGTGGGCTACCAGGCCGCCGCCGTGGAATCTTCTTTGGCCGGGCGATCGGACGTGGAATTTGTTGAGCAAAGGGAACAGTTGGGGACTGGCCACGCTATTCAGCAGTTACTGCCTTGCCTCCAGGATTACCAGGGGGATTTGTTGGTGTTGAATGGGGATGCCCCTCTGCTCCGGTCAGAAACCTTGGAAAATTTGCTTGCTACCCACCAACGCCATGGCAATGCGGCCACCCTGCTCACAGCCCATTTGCCAGATCCGAAGGGTTACGGCCGGGTATTTTGCAACGGGGATAATCGGGTTACGCAAATTGTCGAGGACCGGGATTGTAATGCGGCCCAACGGCAAAACCATCGAGTCAATGGCGGTATTTATTGCTTCCACTGGCCTCGATTAGCGGCCGCTTTGCCTAAATTATCAGCCAACAATGATCAAAAGGAATATTACCTAACGGAAGTAGTGGACTACCTGGACCAGGTGATGGCGGTGGATGTGGACGATTATTTAGAAATTAACGGCATCAATGACCGCAAACAGTTGGCGGCGGCCAATGATATTTTGCAAAATCGCATCAAGGATGACTGGATGGCCCAGGGCATTACTTTGATCAACCCCGATAGCATCACTATTGACGACACAGTAGTACTAGAAGCGGATGTGATCATTGAACCCAACACTCACCTGCGGGGTAAAACTGTGATTGGTCGGGGTAGTCGCATTGGCCCCGGTAGTCTGATCGAGGATAGTATTGTCGGATCTGATGCATCAGTTCTATTTTCCGTGGTTAGCCAAAGTCAGATTGGGGACGGTTGTCGCCTTGGACCCTATAGCCACGTTCGAGGGGAGGCGGATATTCAAGCCAACTGTCGCATTGGCAATTTTGTCGAAGTGAAAAAATCTGTCATTGGTGCCCAATCTAATGTGGCCCATTTAAGTTACCTGGGGGACGCGATGCTGGGACAGCGGGTCAATGTGGGGGCCGGTACCATTACGGCTAATTATGACGGGGTGAGCAAGCATGCAACCGTAATTGGTAGTGGCACTAAAACCGGTGCCAATAGTGTGTTTGTGGCCCCAGTGCAGGTGGGGGAAGGGGTAACGGTGGCGGCGGGGTCGGTGATCAATCGGGATGTGCCCGCAGGATCTTTGGCGATCGCCAGGCCACGGCAACGTATTATTGATAATTGGCAAGTGCCCCCAGCCCCGCAGTCGGGTCAACCTTAA
- a CDS encoding DUF4327 family protein, translating to MAFMSTATLTPLPSSGYDINMLKDEARLLVEQGTVSRHQPIYVLCQYIPAREWVCVECELERNDYLLRDQIGDLMSCEYWEND from the coding sequence GTGGCTTTTATGAGTACTGCAACTTTAACACCCCTTCCTTCCTCCGGTTACGACATTAATATGCTCAAGGATGAGGCTCGCTTGTTAGTGGAGCAGGGCACAGTAAGTCGTCACCAGCCCATTTATGTCCTCTGTCAGTATATTCCTGCCCGGGAATGGGTCTGTGTGGAATGTGAATTGGAAAGGAATGACTATTTACTGCGGGATCAGATTGGTGACTTGATGTCCTGTGAATATTGGGAAAATGATTAA
- the rsgA gene encoding small ribosomal subunit biogenesis GTPase RsgA, whose translation MTKATDEGTVIAVQANYYWVRLRNVTSQPLLCTRRTRLKKVGQKVMVGDQVRVELPPSLLLHGRSNTAPVPMVAEGDLGAIAKVYPRRTVLERPPVANAEQICLVFALTDPPLEEWQLSRFLVQAEATGLEISLCFNKQDLVQETDVKFWGDRLAAWGYAPIIISVENRWGVEKLQEKLRSRISLMAGPSGVGKSSLINLLVPGVEQQVKNVSGKLRKGRHTTRHVELFDLPHGGLLADTPGFNQPDLAVEPAQLIHLFPEARQQLTGQECFFKDCLHRGEPDCAVGQDWERYEHYLTFLEEVLAQQNPENSRETDTGLKTKTGSDGQEYDEPKLETKKYRRHSRRQEHQELQSFCEQTDLDNLQEDWE comes from the coding sequence ATGACCAAAGCTACGGATGAAGGTACGGTTATTGCCGTTCAAGCTAACTACTATTGGGTGCGGCTACGGAATGTGACGTCTCAACCACTACTCTGCACCCGCCGTACCCGTCTGAAAAAAGTGGGGCAAAAGGTCATGGTGGGGGATCAAGTCCGGGTGGAATTACCTCCTTCTTTGTTGTTGCATGGTCGTAGCAATACTGCACCAGTGCCCATGGTGGCCGAGGGGGATCTAGGGGCGATCGCCAAAGTTTATCCCCGCCGCACTGTGTTGGAGCGGCCACCGGTGGCCAATGCCGAACAAATTTGTTTAGTTTTTGCCCTCACCGATCCTCCCCTGGAAGAATGGCAGTTAAGTCGATTTTTGGTGCAAGCAGAAGCCACGGGACTGGAAATTAGCCTTTGCTTCAATAAACAGGATTTGGTGCAGGAAACCGATGTTAAATTCTGGGGCGATCGCCTGGCGGCCTGGGGTTACGCACCGATCATTATCAGCGTGGAAAATCGCTGGGGCGTGGAAAAATTACAGGAAAAACTAAGGAGCCGCATTAGCTTAATGGCCGGCCCCTCCGGAGTGGGCAAATCCAGTCTGATCAACCTGCTGGTGCCAGGGGTAGAACAACAGGTCAAAAATGTGTCGGGCAAACTGCGAAAAGGGCGCCACACCACTCGCCATGTGGAACTATTTGACCTTCCCCACGGGGGGCTACTAGCCGATACTCCAGGCTTCAACCAACCAGACCTGGCCGTTGAACCGGCCCAACTAATTCATCTTTTTCCCGAAGCCCGACAACAGTTAACAGGGCAGGAATGTTTTTTTAAAGACTGTTTGCACCGGGGAGAACCGGACTGTGCAGTGGGGCAGGATTGGGAAAGGTACGAACATTACCTAACCTTTCTGGAGGAAGTTTTGGCCCAGCAAAACCCGGAAAATTCTAGGGAAACGGACACAGGCTTGAAAACTAAAACCGGCAGTGATGGCCAGGAGTACGATGAACCAAAATTAGAAACTAAAAAATATCGCCGTCATTCCCGTCGTCAGGAGCATCAAGAACTCCAAAGTTTTTGTGAGCAAACGGATTTAGATAATTTACAGGAGGACTGGGAATAG
- a CDS encoding sulfurtransferase TusA family protein, which yields MSLDNESILLDLRGTPCPINFVRTKLKLAQMAPGQCLEVWLDEGEPVEQVPHSLELEGYTEQSLRALEGESAYCLTITVPATVP from the coding sequence ATGAGCCTGGATAATGAATCAATCTTGCTAGATCTGCGGGGCACTCCCTGTCCGATTAATTTTGTTCGCACTAAGCTCAAATTGGCCCAGATGGCCCCAGGACAATGCCTGGAAGTCTGGCTAGATGAGGGAGAACCAGTGGAGCAGGTACCCCATAGCTTGGAATTGGAAGGCTATACGGAGCAATCCCTACGAGCACTGGAAGGAGAATCGGCCTATTGTTTAACCATTACCGTTCCGGCGACAGTTCCCTAG
- the dnaJ gene encoding molecular chaperone DnaJ: MPGDYYQTLGVTRDADKDEIKRAYRRLARKYHPDVNKEPGAEEKFKEINRAYEVLSEPEIRQRYDQFGEAGVSGGGAQGFDVGNMGDFADIFETIFGGFGGGMGGQQRGRRRANGPTRGDDLRLDLQLTFQEAIFGGEKEIRIPHLESCQVCEGTGAKPGTGVKTCGTCNGAGQVRRATRTPFGSFAQVSACPTCNGSGEVIEQKCEACNGVGRKQETKKLKITIPAGVDDGTRLRVGKEGDAGLRGGPAGDLYVFLMVETDKHFVREGMNIRSNLEVSYLQAILGCRLEVDTVDGKAELTIPAGTQPNTVLTLENKGVPKLGNATIRGDHLITVKVQIPTRINSEERELLERLATIKGESHGKGGLEGFLGGLFHK; encoded by the coding sequence ATGCCTGGGGATTATTACCAAACGCTTGGAGTGACGCGGGATGCTGATAAAGATGAAATCAAACGAGCCTACCGTCGGTTAGCCCGGAAATATCATCCTGACGTTAATAAAGAACCAGGAGCAGAGGAAAAATTCAAAGAAATTAACCGAGCCTACGAAGTGCTATCGGAGCCAGAAATTCGTCAACGCTACGATCAATTTGGTGAAGCGGGGGTCAGCGGTGGCGGTGCCCAGGGCTTCGATGTGGGCAATATGGGCGATTTTGCCGACATTTTTGAAACCATTTTTGGTGGCTTTGGCGGTGGCATGGGCGGCCAGCAGCGGGGTCGTCGTCGAGCCAATGGTCCCACCAGGGGGGATGATCTACGGCTAGATTTACAGTTAACTTTCCAGGAAGCTATTTTTGGCGGCGAAAAAGAAATTCGCATTCCCCACCTGGAATCCTGTCAGGTCTGTGAGGGCACTGGGGCCAAGCCCGGCACTGGGGTTAAAACCTGTGGCACCTGTAATGGCGCTGGACAAGTCCGTCGGGCCACCCGCACCCCCTTTGGTAGTTTTGCCCAAGTTTCCGCCTGTCCTACCTGTAACGGCAGCGGCGAAGTCATTGAACAGAAATGTGAAGCCTGTAACGGGGTCGGCCGCAAACAGGAAACGAAAAAGCTGAAAATTACCATTCCCGCCGGAGTGGATGATGGTACCCGTTTGCGGGTGGGTAAAGAAGGAGATGCTGGTTTACGGGGTGGTCCCGCAGGGGATCTGTACGTCTTCCTGATGGTGGAAACGGATAAGCATTTTGTCCGGGAAGGGATGAATATTCGTTCCAATTTGGAAGTGAGCTATCTCCAAGCCATCCTTGGTTGTCGTCTGGAAGTGGACACAGTGGACGGTAAAGCAGAATTGACTATCCCCGCCGGCACCCAACCCAACACCGTCTTAACCCTGGAAAATAAAGGGGTGCCCAAATTAGGCAACGCCACCATTCGGGGCGACCATCTAATCACGGTTAAGGTACAAATTCCCACCCGGATTAACTCGGAAGAGCGGGAGCTATTGGAACGATTGGCCACTATCAAAGGAGAAAGCCACGGCAAAGGTGGATTAGAAGGATTTTTAGGGGGATTATTCCATAAATGA
- a CDS encoding crossover junction endodeoxyribonuclease RuvC: MDQTEAAQRWLGIDPGLAIIGWAILDGQPDLSAHLVDYGIIETSKNLSTPERLVEIEQDIHVLLEEFSPQAIAMEMPFFSRQIKAAGGVMQALGVINLVIYREKSIQPVFLHQSSWKCHLGNGKANKAEVAAMVQNFFGLEDLPIDDSVDAIAIALAGLNGVRNDIG; the protein is encoded by the coding sequence ATGGATCAAACTGAAGCGGCCCAACGCTGGTTGGGCATTGACCCCGGTTTAGCCATTATTGGTTGGGCTATTCTCGACGGTCAGCCGGATCTATCGGCTCACTTGGTGGACTATGGCATTATCGAAACATCTAAAAATCTCAGCACCCCAGAAAGATTGGTGGAAATTGAGCAGGATATCCACGTCCTACTAGAAGAATTTTCCCCCCAGGCGATCGCCATGGAAATGCCTTTTTTTAGTCGGCAAATCAAAGCGGCCGGAGGCGTAATGCAGGCCTTGGGGGTGATAAACCTCGTTATTTACCGGGAAAAGAGCATTCAGCCCGTCTTTTTGCACCAATCCAGTTGGAAATGCCATCTGGGCAACGGTAAAGCCAATAAAGCCGAGGTGGCCGCCATGGTGCAGAATTTTTTTGGTCTAGAAGACCTACCCATCGACGATAGTGTAGATGCCATTGCCATTGCCCTGGCTGGTCTGAACGGAGTCCGCAACGACATTGGTTAA
- a CDS encoding 3'(2'),5'-bisphosphate nucleotidase CysQ, producing the protein MVISELLPNLDSGLTTLRTAGWGAMEILQSYYSGQNQTNLNANEDKQDGPVTAADLAANQYILATLQATFNPEEFGYLSEETHQGNEPLPQDWVWIIDPLDGTRDFIDKTGEYALHIALTYRQRPVLALVGMPEAQKLYYAIQGQGCFRETKAGAITPVKVKPKTELESLTLVVSRSHRDQRFQDLIDRLPFGDRHYVGSVGCKIVTILEGQSDVYISLSGKSAAKDWDFAAPELILTEAGGEFTYFDQTPVLYNRGDVRQWGGILASNGSHHGALCEQAVEILAELDQNN; encoded by the coding sequence ATGGTCATAAGCGAGCTTTTACCCAACCTAGATTCCGGCTTAACTACTCTCCGCACCGCCGGCTGGGGCGCAATGGAAATTCTTCAGTCCTACTACAGTGGCCAGAATCAGACCAATTTAAATGCCAACGAAGATAAACAGGATGGCCCCGTAACAGCGGCGGATTTGGCGGCCAATCAATATATTTTGGCTACTTTGCAAGCTACCTTTAACCCGGAAGAATTTGGCTATCTAAGCGAAGAAACCCACCAGGGCAACGAACCATTACCCCAGGATTGGGTTTGGATTATTGACCCCCTCGATGGCACCAGGGACTTCATTGATAAAACCGGGGAATATGCCCTGCATATTGCTTTGACCTATCGCCAGCGGCCGGTGTTGGCCCTAGTGGGCATGCCGGAAGCCCAAAAGCTTTACTATGCCATCCAAGGTCAGGGCTGTTTTCGAGAAACCAAAGCCGGGGCAATAACCCCAGTGAAGGTGAAGCCTAAAACTGAATTAGAATCTTTAACCCTAGTAGTGAGCCGTAGCCATCGGGACCAACGTTTCCAAGATTTGATTGACCGTTTACCCTTTGGCGATCGCCATTATGTGGGCAGTGTGGGCTGTAAAATCGTCACGATTTTGGAGGGACAGAGCGATGTGTACATTTCCCTCTCCGGTAAATCCGCCGCTAAGGATTGGGACTTTGCGGCCCCGGAGTTGATTCTCACCGAAGCGGGGGGAGAGTTTACCTATTTTGACCAGACCCCTGTGTTGTATAACCGGGGCGACGTGCGGCAATGGGGCGGTATCCTGGCTAGCAATGGTTCCCACCATGGAGCTTTGTGTGAGCAAGCCGTGGAAATTTTAGCTGAACTAGATCAAAATAATTAA
- the trpC gene encoding indole-3-glycerol phosphate synthase TrpC: MEIRRRPPNPPIKVDILQYQIKHPEAAPRHILEEIVWHKEKEVAQRRELVPLVKLQSLVKDMTPPLDFVGALRQSPRQPALIAEVKKASPSKGIIRADFDPVAIAKAYEAGGANCLSVLTDEKFFQGSFENLQLVRSAVQLPLLCKEFIIYPYQIYLARSRGADAVLLIAAILSDKDLRYFLKIIEGLGMAALVEVHTLEEMDRVLALDGVQLIGVNNRNLQTFTVDLQTTEDLFAQRREQLTQGDITLVSESGIYELADLQRLQQAGARAVLVGESLVKQPDPQQAIAALYGEV; the protein is encoded by the coding sequence ATGGAAATTCGCCGCCGGCCTCCTAACCCCCCCATCAAAGTTGACATTCTTCAGTATCAAATTAAGCATCCAGAAGCGGCTCCCCGTCACATTCTGGAGGAAATTGTTTGGCATAAGGAAAAGGAAGTGGCCCAACGGCGAGAATTAGTCCCCCTGGTCAAACTCCAAAGTTTAGTCAAGGACATGACTCCCCCATTGGATTTTGTGGGGGCATTGCGCCAGAGTCCCCGGCAACCGGCCTTAATTGCTGAAGTGAAAAAGGCTTCCCCTAGTAAGGGCATTATTCGGGCGGATTTTGACCCAGTGGCGATCGCCAAGGCCTATGAAGCGGGAGGGGCTAACTGTTTATCGGTGTTGACGGACGAGAAATTTTTCCAGGGTAGTTTTGAAAATTTGCAACTGGTACGCTCAGCGGTGCAATTACCCTTGCTGTGCAAGGAATTTATTATTTACCCCTATCAAATCTATCTAGCCCGGAGTCGGGGGGCCGATGCGGTGCTGTTAATTGCCGCTATCCTCAGCGATAAGGATTTGCGTTATTTCCTCAAAATTATTGAAGGTTTGGGCATGGCGGCGTTGGTGGAAGTCCATACCCTGGAGGAAATGGACCGGGTTTTGGCTTTGGACGGGGTGCAACTAATCGGAGTTAATAACCGTAATTTGCAAACCTTCACCGTTGATCTGCAAACCACAGAGGATCTTTTTGCCCAACGACGGGAGCAATTAACCCAAGGGGACATTACTTTAGTGAGCGAATCCGGCATTTATGAATTGGCTGATTTGCAAAGATTACAGCAGGCTGGGGCCCGGGCCGTTTTAGTCGGCGAATCCCTGGTCAAACAACCAGATCCCCAACAGGCGATCGCCGCTTTATACGGTGAAGTTTAA